The following proteins are encoded in a genomic region of Neomicrococcus aestuarii:
- a CDS encoding F0F1 ATP synthase subunit epsilon, producing the protein MAELQVEVVAADHFLWSGAATLVKARTSEGEIGVLPGHTPVLAVLAPGELEIVPVEGNRITLKADGGFFSVDSNRVVIVADNAEMQESA; encoded by the coding sequence ATGGCTGAACTTCAGGTAGAAGTAGTCGCAGCGGATCACTTCTTGTGGTCCGGTGCGGCCACCTTGGTCAAAGCTCGTACCTCTGAAGGTGAGATCGGTGTTCTTCCCGGTCACACTCCGGTACTTGCTGTGTTGGCCCCCGGCGAGCTCGAGATCGTGCCCGTCGAGGGGAACCGAATCACGCTAAAGGCTGATGGTGGTTTCTTCTCCGTTGACAGCAATCGAGTTGTCATTGTTGCCGATAATGCAGAAATGCAAGAATCGGCCTAG
- a CDS encoding MraY family glycosyltransferase, which translates to MKLYLLLIATSCVIAFLLTPVMRAVGSRFVVPAALRERDVHQRPIPKLGGVAMIIAVLIGLALSSQMPFFQGVFANPLPLNGIFLACLIVLVVGVIDDIFDLRWYAKMAGQALAGLVIALNGIRLEAMPVGWIHINSESLQIGLTVFVVVLTMNAINFVDGLDGLAAGVAAIGAAAFFIYSYVLARTINEFDHSNLAALLMALLLGASLGFLIHNFYPATIFMGESGAMLIGLIMSTAALAVTADVGALGAFRFRNVPSYMPILLPIAVILLPLVDLAAAVVRRTASGRSPFSADRGHLHHKLIDGGWTQRQAVLLLYLWSALVAFGTVAFNFVHYGILIPVLVVLFLITAYITSNPWQRRRLRRARAGESPVRVFDGETMPRPGKEN; encoded by the coding sequence ATGAAGCTCTATCTGCTCCTCATTGCGACGTCCTGCGTCATCGCCTTCTTACTGACACCAGTCATGCGGGCCGTAGGATCACGCTTTGTTGTACCCGCAGCACTTCGAGAACGGGACGTTCACCAGCGACCCATCCCGAAGCTCGGGGGAGTAGCCATGATCATCGCAGTGCTGATCGGGCTGGCGCTGAGCTCGCAAATGCCCTTCTTTCAAGGCGTATTTGCCAACCCACTGCCGCTAAACGGAATCTTTCTCGCCTGCCTCATAGTGCTCGTGGTCGGCGTCATCGATGACATCTTTGACCTGCGCTGGTACGCCAAGATGGCCGGACAGGCTCTCGCCGGATTGGTGATTGCCCTGAACGGAATCCGCCTGGAAGCCATGCCGGTGGGATGGATTCACATCAACAGCGAGAGCTTGCAGATTGGCCTGACCGTTTTTGTCGTTGTCCTGACCATGAACGCCATCAACTTCGTCGATGGTCTGGACGGATTGGCGGCCGGCGTCGCGGCAATTGGGGCTGCGGCGTTTTTCATCTATTCCTACGTGCTGGCGCGAACCATCAACGAGTTCGATCATTCGAACCTGGCAGCGCTGCTGATGGCGTTGCTCCTGGGCGCCTCACTAGGATTCCTCATTCACAACTTCTATCCGGCCACCATTTTCATGGGGGAGTCCGGAGCCATGCTCATTGGACTCATCATGTCCACGGCTGCCTTAGCAGTAACCGCCGATGTTGGCGCGCTGGGCGCATTCCGGTTCCGCAACGTCCCAAGTTACATGCCCATTCTTTTACCGATTGCTGTCATCCTGTTGCCTCTCGTTGACCTCGCCGCCGCCGTGGTTCGTAGGACCGCAAGCGGGCGCTCGCCCTTCTCAGCGGACCGCGGTCACCTGCACCACAAACTCATTGATGGCGGCTGGACTCAGCGTCAGGCAGTCTTGCTGTTGTACTTATGGTCAGCGCTCGTGGCGTTCGGTACCGTCGCCTTCAACTTTGTTCATTACGGAATTTTGATTCCCGTGCTGGTGGTCCTGTTCTTGATAACGGCATACATCACGAGCAACCCATGGCAGCGACGCCGCTTGAGACGAGCGCGTGCGGGGGAGTCGCCGGTTAGGGTCTTCGACGGCGAAACCATGCCGCGTCCAGGAAAAGAGAACTAG
- a CDS encoding F0F1 ATP synthase subunit gamma: MGAQIRVYRQKITATSAMRKIFKAMELIATSRIGKARGRVASSLPYSNAITRAVSAVASQHEIDHPLTREHTDARRSAVLVMTSDRGLAGSYSASVLKQAESLITKLRDENKEVVTYILGRKGQAYFDFRNREYKQVWTGNTDAPVFEVAREIGNVLVDSFNAAYEDGGVDEIHLVFTQFKSMVTQEPTVVRLLPLEVVEQEVTNQEELLPLYEFEPEPAQVLDALLPRYIESRIFTAMLQAAASELAARQRAMKSAGDNASELIKKYTRLRNNARQAEITQELTEIVAGADAL, encoded by the coding sequence ATGGGAGCCCAGATTCGGGTCTACCGTCAGAAGATCACTGCCACTTCGGCGATGCGAAAGATCTTCAAGGCGATGGAGCTGATCGCTACTTCCCGTATTGGAAAGGCTCGTGGCCGCGTTGCCTCGTCATTGCCTTACTCCAATGCGATCACGCGCGCTGTGTCGGCTGTTGCCTCGCAACACGAGATTGATCACCCGTTGACGCGCGAGCACACCGATGCTCGTCGTTCGGCTGTCTTGGTCATGACCTCCGACCGCGGTTTGGCTGGTTCTTACTCGGCAAGCGTTTTGAAGCAGGCCGAGTCGCTGATCACCAAGCTACGCGACGAAAACAAGGAAGTTGTCACGTACATTCTTGGCCGTAAGGGCCAGGCGTACTTCGACTTCCGTAACCGCGAGTACAAGCAGGTGTGGACGGGTAACACCGACGCCCCAGTCTTCGAAGTAGCACGAGAGATCGGCAATGTTCTTGTCGATTCCTTCAATGCAGCTTACGAAGACGGTGGAGTCGACGAAATCCACCTTGTATTCACTCAGTTCAAGTCGATGGTGACCCAGGAGCCTACGGTTGTCCGTTTGCTTCCTTTGGAAGTCGTCGAGCAAGAAGTAACGAATCAAGAAGAGCTTCTTCCGCTGTATGAGTTTGAGCCAGAACCGGCACAGGTTCTTGACGCTCTCTTGCCGCGTTACATCGAATCCCGCATCTTCACGGCCATGCTTCAGGCAGCAGCTTCCGAGCTCGCAGCCCGTCAGCGCGCTATGAAGTCCGCCGGTGATAACGCTAGCGAGCTGATCAAGAAGTACACGCGACTGCGTAATAACGCCCGCCAGGCTGAAATTACTCAGGAACTGACGGAAATCGTGGCCGGCGCGGACGCGCTCTGA
- a CDS encoding ATP synthase F0 subunit C, which yields MEIQGSLNLIGYGLSAIGGGIGVGLVFAAYINGVARQPEAQRVLQPIAFLGLALTEALAILGLVFSFVIGA from the coding sequence ATGGAAATCCAAGGCTCCCTTAACCTCATTGGATACGGCCTTTCCGCTATCGGCGGTGGTATCGGCGTTGGTTTGGTCTTCGCGGCCTACATCAACGGTGTTGCTCGCCAGCCTGAAGCGCAGCGCGTTCTTCAGCCAATCGCCTTCCTTGGCCTTGCACTTACTGAAGCACTCGCTATCCTCGGCCTCGTCTTCTCCTTCGTTATCGGCGCCTAG
- a CDS encoding F0F1 ATP synthase subunit delta has product MSRVSSESLAQAQAVLESKLGSNDVELAKELFAVLGIVDSNAGLRRALTDPSREGQDKVNLVSGLLNGKVSGATNEIVAKLAGSRWGDPRDIGDALETLGATAAISSAEKNGSEGLERLEDELFSFNRVVASSHDVQRALDEPQADATAKEKLAFALVPNASDAAKSLIGQAVAAPRGHKPTDLVQSFLGLVAKRQQRWIADVTVTRPLTDEQLRRLQNGLNNLYQRDLKINVNVNPALIGGIRVEVGDEVVDASSASRLAELRRRLAS; this is encoded by the coding sequence ATGTCTCGCGTATCAAGTGAATCCCTCGCGCAAGCTCAGGCCGTCCTCGAGTCCAAATTGGGCTCGAACGACGTTGAGCTTGCAAAAGAATTGTTCGCGGTTCTGGGCATCGTGGACAGCAACGCCGGTCTCCGGCGTGCGCTGACTGATCCTTCCCGCGAGGGTCAGGACAAGGTAAACCTCGTTTCCGGTCTGTTGAACGGGAAGGTATCCGGCGCAACGAACGAAATCGTCGCAAAACTTGCTGGCTCTCGTTGGGGCGACCCCCGCGACATCGGGGATGCGCTTGAGACGCTTGGAGCAACGGCGGCCATTTCCTCCGCTGAAAAGAATGGTTCTGAAGGACTCGAGCGACTTGAAGATGAACTCTTCTCGTTCAATCGTGTTGTTGCTTCTAGCCATGATGTTCAGCGCGCGCTGGATGAACCTCAAGCAGATGCCACCGCGAAAGAGAAGCTTGCTTTCGCCTTGGTACCTAACGCTTCTGATGCAGCCAAGTCGCTGATTGGTCAGGCAGTTGCCGCTCCACGCGGACACAAGCCAACTGATTTGGTGCAGTCCTTCCTGGGACTCGTTGCCAAGCGTCAGCAGCGTTGGATTGCAGATGTAACGGTGACTCGTCCTCTGACGGATGAGCAACTGCGCCGTCTGCAGAACGGGCTCAACAATTTGTACCAGCGCGACTTGAAGATCAACGTCAACGTCAACCCGGCGTTGATTGGCGGAATCCGCGTTGAGGTAGGGGACGAAGTTGTTGACGCATCTTCGGCTTCACGCCTTGCGGAATTGCGACGACGTCTGGCCAGCTAA
- the prmC gene encoding peptide chain release factor N(5)-glutamine methyltransferase: MSEKDLAAALSWAVSLLRDSGITTPLPDAELLAAHTLGESRGRVSALKIAGFQFNDAQADTFEDLVSERAQRIPLQHLTGKAPFRYLELEVGPGAFVPRPETESVAGLVIDYLKDAPAGSKVVDLGTGSGAIAASIAHEVPHADVTAVELSPHAFAWAERNLSPLGVRLLAGDFGTALEEEEASFAVVISNPPYIPTGAVPQDEEVRLHDPEMALYGGSEDGLKFPRIVMQRAAFLLEDDGFFVMEHAEVQAAAVTKILAGTGLWRDIQTHQDLTGRDRATSARRLSR, encoded by the coding sequence GTGTCTGAGAAGGATCTGGCGGCGGCGCTTTCGTGGGCGGTCTCCTTATTGAGGGATTCCGGGATTACGACGCCGCTGCCTGACGCTGAGTTATTAGCGGCACATACGCTGGGGGAGAGCAGGGGACGCGTGAGCGCCCTGAAGATTGCTGGCTTTCAGTTCAATGACGCGCAAGCCGACACGTTTGAAGACCTTGTTAGCGAGCGTGCTCAGCGTATTCCGTTGCAGCACCTCACCGGTAAGGCTCCATTTCGATACCTCGAACTTGAGGTGGGCCCTGGAGCGTTTGTGCCGCGGCCCGAAACAGAATCCGTCGCCGGTTTGGTTATCGACTATCTCAAGGACGCTCCCGCAGGGTCCAAAGTGGTGGACCTCGGAACAGGATCCGGTGCCATTGCTGCCTCCATCGCGCACGAGGTCCCGCACGCCGACGTTACGGCGGTAGAGCTCTCTCCGCATGCTTTCGCGTGGGCCGAACGAAACCTCAGCCCGCTGGGTGTCCGGCTCCTCGCCGGGGATTTTGGAACCGCACTGGAGGAAGAGGAGGCGAGCTTCGCCGTCGTCATCTCCAACCCTCCCTATATTCCTACCGGAGCCGTGCCACAGGATGAAGAGGTTCGCCTCCACGATCCCGAAATGGCGCTCTACGGCGGCAGCGAAGACGGCCTGAAGTTCCCGCGCATCGTGATGCAACGGGCTGCCTTCTTGCTGGAGGATGACGGCTTTTTCGTGATGGAACACGCCGAAGTGCAAGCTGCGGCCGTGACAAAAATCCTTGCTGGAACAGGTCTATGGCGCGATATTCAAACGCACCAGGACTTGACGGGCAGAGACCGCGCCACGTCAGCGCGCCGACTATCCCGCTGA
- a CDS encoding DUF2550 domain-containing protein: protein MGDSGIVFAVLAGALLLVFLFLGAMAVRRFQLRRELGTFDASLSTRPGHWTMGICRYQEDSLEFLRLFSVSWVPAKTYVRSDLTILGWREPEEFERARLLPGSVMVQLQCRGEDFNVAMKYGAYNGLSAWIEAGPAVGVGIWR, encoded by the coding sequence TTGGGTGATTCAGGAATCGTCTTCGCTGTATTAGCCGGCGCACTGCTATTGGTCTTCCTCTTCTTGGGAGCCATGGCAGTGCGCCGCTTTCAGCTGCGAAGAGAACTAGGAACATTTGACGCGTCACTTTCCACGCGTCCTGGTCATTGGACCATGGGCATTTGCCGCTATCAGGAGGACTCGCTCGAGTTCTTGCGCTTGTTCTCCGTCTCGTGGGTGCCCGCGAAAACTTACGTGCGTAGCGATCTCACCATTCTTGGATGGCGCGAGCCTGAAGAATTTGAGCGCGCACGGCTGTTGCCTGGCTCTGTAATGGTCCAATTGCAGTGCCGTGGGGAAGACTTTAACGTCGCCATGAAGTACGGCGCCTACAACGGCCTCTCCGCATGGATTGAGGCTGGCCCAGCCGTGGGCGTGGGTATCTGGCGCTAA
- the atpD gene encoding F0F1 ATP synthase subunit beta: MTAQLNEQGTAQSGAGATGRIARVIGPVVDVEFPADALPGMYNALTAEITLNGQTRVITFETSQHLGDSMVRAISLQATDGLVRGAAVTDTGAPISVPVGDVVKGHIFNVLGEPLDVEASELEINERWPIHRKAPAFASLEGSTEILETGIKVIDLLTPYIKGGKIGLFGGAGVGKTVLIQEMITRVARNFGGTSVFAGVGERTREGNDLWVEMEEAGVLKDTALVFGQMDEPPGTRLRVALTGLTMAEYFRDVQNQDVLLFIDNIFRFTQAGSEVSTLLGRMPSAVGYQPNLADEMGLLQERITSTKGHSITSMQAIYVPADDYTDPAPATTFAHLDATTELSREIASRGLYPAVDPLTSTSRILDPQYIGQDHYDTAIRVKQILQKNKELQDIIAILGVDELSEEDKIVVSRARRIQQFLSQNTYTAKQFTGVEGSTVSIKDTIEGFKAIADGDLDHVAEQAFFNIGGLEDVERQWAKIQEQSK; the protein is encoded by the coding sequence ATGACTGCCCAACTTAATGAGCAGGGAACCGCACAGTCGGGCGCCGGTGCAACCGGTCGCATCGCTCGTGTTATCGGCCCCGTCGTCGACGTCGAGTTCCCAGCAGACGCCCTTCCCGGTATGTACAACGCTTTGACCGCTGAGATTACTCTCAACGGCCAGACCCGCGTGATCACTTTCGAGACCTCCCAGCACTTGGGCGACTCGATGGTTCGCGCTATTTCCCTCCAGGCCACCGACGGCTTGGTCCGTGGTGCAGCTGTTACCGACACCGGAGCTCCTATCTCCGTTCCTGTCGGTGACGTTGTCAAGGGACACATCTTCAACGTGTTGGGTGAGCCACTCGACGTTGAAGCTTCGGAACTTGAAATCAACGAGCGCTGGCCAATCCACCGCAAGGCTCCTGCCTTCGCATCCCTCGAAGGATCCACCGAGATCCTCGAGACCGGCATCAAGGTGATCGACCTTCTCACCCCTTACATCAAGGGTGGAAAGATCGGCCTCTTCGGTGGCGCTGGTGTTGGTAAAACCGTGTTGATCCAGGAAATGATCACCCGTGTTGCTCGTAACTTCGGTGGAACCTCCGTGTTCGCCGGTGTTGGTGAGCGTACGCGTGAAGGTAACGACCTCTGGGTTGAAATGGAAGAGGCGGGCGTTCTCAAGGACACCGCTCTTGTATTCGGCCAGATGGATGAGCCACCAGGAACGCGTCTTCGCGTGGCGCTGACGGGTCTGACCATGGCGGAGTACTTCCGCGATGTGCAGAACCAAGACGTGTTGTTGTTCATTGACAACATCTTCCGCTTCACGCAGGCAGGTTCTGAAGTGTCTACGCTTCTTGGCCGTATGCCTTCCGCCGTGGGTTACCAGCCAAACCTTGCTGACGAGATGGGTCTCCTTCAGGAGCGCATCACGTCCACCAAGGGCCACTCGATCACGTCTATGCAGGCAATTTACGTTCCTGCTGATGACTACACCGACCCGGCACCGGCTACGACCTTTGCCCACTTGGATGCAACCACGGAACTTTCCCGTGAAATTGCTTCCCGTGGCCTGTACCCGGCAGTGGATCCGCTGACCTCGACGTCGCGTATCCTCGACCCGCAGTACATTGGTCAGGATCACTACGACACCGCTATCCGCGTGAAGCAGATCTTGCAGAAGAACAAGGAACTTCAGGACATCATCGCCATCCTTGGTGTTGACGAACTTTCTGAAGAAGACAAGATCGTTGTTTCCCGCGCTCGTCGTATCCAGCAGTTCCTTTCCCAGAACACCTACACTGCAAAGCAGTTCACGGGTGTCGAGGGTTCGACGGTTTCCATCAAGGACACCATCGAAGGCTTCAAGGCCATTGCTGATGGCGATCTCGACCACGTTGCAGAACAGGCGTTCTTCAACATCGGTGGCCTCGAGGACGTAGAGCGTCAGTGGGCTAAGATCCAGGAACAGTCCAAGTAA
- the atpA gene encoding F0F1 ATP synthase subunit alpha, with amino-acid sequence MADLTINADDVRNALNDFAASYQPGTTERVEVGHVTTASDGIAKVEGLPSVMANELLRFEDGTLGLAQNLDTREIGVVVLGDFTGIEEGQEVHRTGEILSVPVGDNFLGRVVDPLGNPIDDLGEIVAEGRRALELQAPGVTMRKSVHEPLQTGLKAIDSMIPVGRGQRQLIIGDRQTGKTAIAVDAIINQKANWATGDVTKQVRCVYVAIGQKASTIAAVRQTLEDHGALEYTTIVASPASDSAGFKYLAPYAGSAIGQHWMYGGKHVLIVFDDLSKQAEAYRAVSLLLRRPPGREAYPGDVFYLHSRLLERCAKLSDELGAGSMTGLPIIETKANDVSAYIPTNVISITDGQIFLQSDLFNANQRPAVDVGISVSRVGGAAQVKAMKKVSGTLKLDLAQYRDMQAFAMFASDLDAASRQQLTRGARLMELLKQGQYQPYPVEDQVVSVWAGTNGYLDDVPVEDVIRFEQEFLSHLKHRTDVLNTIAQTNLLEDSTVDALKSNIVEFKKGFFGEGDNHLVGAGHEEHKAIDAESVDQEQIVRQKR; translated from the coding sequence ATGGCCGATTTGACCATCAACGCCGATGACGTCCGCAATGCCTTGAACGACTTCGCGGCGTCCTACCAACCGGGCACCACGGAGCGCGTAGAGGTCGGACATGTCACGACGGCTAGCGACGGCATCGCTAAGGTGGAGGGTCTTCCCTCCGTCATGGCAAACGAACTTCTTCGCTTCGAAGACGGCACCTTGGGCTTGGCCCAGAACCTCGATACCCGCGAAATCGGCGTCGTTGTTCTTGGTGACTTCACGGGCATCGAAGAAGGCCAGGAAGTGCACCGCACGGGCGAGATTCTTTCGGTCCCAGTCGGCGACAACTTCCTTGGACGCGTTGTCGATCCACTGGGTAACCCCATCGACGATCTCGGTGAGATCGTCGCCGAGGGTCGCCGCGCACTGGAGCTTCAGGCACCTGGTGTGACCATGCGTAAGTCGGTGCACGAGCCACTTCAGACTGGCCTCAAGGCAATCGACTCCATGATCCCGGTTGGCCGTGGACAGCGTCAGCTGATCATTGGCGACCGCCAGACCGGCAAGACCGCAATCGCCGTTGACGCCATCATCAACCAGAAGGCTAACTGGGCAACCGGTGACGTTACCAAGCAGGTTCGCTGCGTATACGTTGCTATCGGCCAGAAGGCTTCCACGATCGCTGCAGTTCGCCAGACCCTCGAGGATCACGGCGCGCTCGAGTACACGACCATCGTCGCGTCTCCAGCATCTGACTCTGCAGGCTTCAAGTACTTGGCTCCATACGCAGGCTCGGCCATTGGTCAGCACTGGATGTACGGTGGCAAGCACGTTCTCATCGTGTTCGATGATCTCTCGAAGCAGGCTGAAGCCTACCGTGCCGTGTCCCTGTTGCTCCGTCGTCCGCCAGGACGCGAAGCCTACCCAGGCGACGTCTTCTACCTACACTCTCGTCTCCTCGAGCGTTGTGCAAAGCTCTCTGACGAGCTCGGCGCAGGTTCGATGACCGGTCTTCCGATCATCGAGACGAAGGCAAATGACGTTTCGGCTTACATTCCGACCAACGTTATCTCCATCACCGACGGCCAGATCTTCTTGCAGTCGGACCTCTTCAACGCCAACCAGCGCCCAGCTGTCGACGTGGGTATCTCCGTTTCCCGCGTTGGTGGTGCAGCACAGGTCAAGGCTATGAAGAAGGTCTCCGGTACCTTGAAGCTTGACTTGGCTCAGTACCGCGACATGCAGGCATTCGCGATGTTCGCATCTGACTTGGATGCCGCATCCCGTCAGCAGCTGACCCGTGGTGCTCGTTTGATGGAGCTCCTCAAGCAGGGTCAGTACCAGCCGTACCCAGTTGAGGATCAGGTTGTCTCCGTATGGGCCGGCACCAACGGCTACTTGGATGACGTTCCTGTAGAAGATGTAATTCGCTTTGAGCAGGAATTCCTTTCGCACCTCAAGCACCGCACGGATGTGCTCAACACGATCGCTCAGACCAACCTCCTTGAGGATTCGACCGTCGACGCTTTGAAGTCGAACATCGTTGAATTCAAGAAGGGCTTCTTCGGCGAAGGCGACAACCACTTGGTTGGCGCTGGACACGAAGAGCACAAGGCAATCGACGCTGAGTCTGTCGACCAAGAACAAATCGTCCGCCAGAAGCGCTAG
- the atpB gene encoding F0F1 ATP synthase subunit A, translating into MIALALPASTSQDGVFHAPTLEDLHLPEILPWGAEYGTGFGKQMLLILISVALIAWFFIASSKKGKLVPGKFQFLGESAYSFIRNGVAKDVIGEREFKRFVPILVTFFFFILVNNLFGSIPLLQLPTTSHVGTAYALAGIVYLYWIYLGFQRHGGKFFKVMTVPSGVPMAILPLIIVIEIISNFFVRPITHSLRLFATMLSGHLIIALSAAGTSYLLFEGEGLMKGLGVLTLAGGVGMYLFEILIQVLQAYVFVLLTAIYIQGSISDAH; encoded by the coding sequence TTGATTGCGCTTGCGCTTCCGGCTTCTACTTCCCAGGACGGCGTGTTTCACGCCCCCACGCTCGAGGATCTTCACCTTCCAGAAATCTTGCCGTGGGGAGCTGAGTACGGAACCGGTTTCGGTAAGCAGATGCTCCTCATCCTCATCTCCGTTGCACTGATTGCTTGGTTCTTCATTGCTTCCTCCAAGAAGGGCAAGCTCGTTCCGGGCAAGTTCCAGTTCCTTGGAGAGTCGGCATACTCCTTCATTCGCAATGGCGTTGCAAAGGACGTGATCGGTGAGCGCGAATTCAAGCGCTTCGTCCCGATCCTGGTGACCTTCTTCTTCTTCATCTTGGTTAACAACCTGTTCGGATCCATTCCGCTCTTGCAGTTGCCAACCACCTCCCACGTGGGAACCGCCTACGCTCTAGCCGGCATTGTTTACCTCTACTGGATCTACCTTGGCTTCCAGCGTCACGGTGGCAAGTTCTTCAAGGTCATGACGGTTCCATCTGGAGTGCCGATGGCCATCCTCCCGTTGATCATCGTCATTGAGATCATCTCGAACTTCTTCGTTCGTCCCATCACCCACAGCCTCCGTCTTTTTGCGACGATGCTGTCCGGCCACTTGATCATCGCCTTGTCTGCCGCAGGTACTTCGTACTTGCTCTTCGAAGGCGAAGGACTCATGAAGGGCCTCGGCGTACTTACCCTCGCCGGCGGTGTGGGAATGTACCTCTTCGAAATCTTGATCCAGGTTCTGCAGGCATACGTGTTCGTCCTGCTGACCGCGATCTACATCCAGGGCTCGATCTCCGACGCCCACTAG
- a CDS encoding F0F1 ATP synthase subunit B — translation MNDAVLYAAVEGANPLIPNVWEIVVTVIGFAILLFIVNKAVVPMFEKTFAERTAAIEGGIEKAEAAQAEANAALEEYKQQLQDARTEANRIREEARAEGAQILADLKSKAASESARITEQAHVQIEAERVAAVASLRTEVGTLATELAGKIVGESLADDARASRVVDRFLADLESTQNAGASN, via the coding sequence ATGAACGACGCAGTACTATATGCAGCTGTTGAAGGTGCTAACCCACTGATCCCCAACGTGTGGGAAATCGTGGTCACCGTCATCGGTTTTGCGATCCTGCTCTTCATTGTGAACAAGGCCGTAGTGCCCATGTTCGAAAAGACCTTCGCTGAGCGCACCGCCGCCATCGAAGGCGGAATTGAGAAGGCAGAAGCCGCTCAGGCAGAAGCCAACGCCGCGCTTGAAGAGTACAAGCAGCAGCTCCAGGACGCTCGCACGGAAGCTAACCGCATTCGTGAAGAGGCCCGCGCTGAAGGTGCTCAGATCCTTGCTGATCTGAAGTCCAAGGCTGCTTCCGAGTCCGCTCGTATTACCGAGCAGGCACACGTGCAGATCGAAGCAGAGCGCGTAGCCGCGGTTGCTTCCCTTCGCACCGAAGTCGGCACCTTGGCAACTGAACTTGCTGGCAAGATCGTAGGCGAGTCCCTCGCTGACGACGCTCGTGCCTCTCGTGTGGTTGATCGCTTCTTGGCAGATCTCGAATCCACCCAGAACGCAGGTGCTTCCAACTGA
- a CDS encoding L-threonylcarbamoyladenylate synthase, with protein sequence MSQFFDCDDPGQRAAGFAAAKAAIEAKQCVVMPTDTVYGISADAFSPKAVATLLAAKGRGRNMPPPVLIPQPGTMQGLARDIPEAVHRVVEELWPGPLTVILHAQPSLTWDLGETKGTVALRVPDDALALELLAETGPLAVSSANRSGQPAATTAADAQEMLLESVEVYLEDGSRPLTADPFGTEALPSTIVDYTSEVPTVVRLGAVSLEQLQELDPAIRMPQSSEESDNDSEADAADDETTAVEATAVDNPAVETTASASTATEGQESTPSAS encoded by the coding sequence GTGAGCCAATTTTTCGATTGTGATGATCCGGGCCAACGCGCGGCTGGTTTCGCCGCTGCAAAAGCCGCGATCGAGGCCAAACAGTGCGTTGTCATGCCAACGGATACTGTGTATGGCATCTCCGCCGACGCCTTTTCCCCGAAGGCAGTAGCAACACTCTTGGCAGCCAAAGGCCGCGGTCGCAATATGCCGCCACCGGTCTTGATTCCGCAACCCGGAACCATGCAGGGTTTGGCCCGTGACATTCCCGAGGCTGTGCACCGAGTCGTTGAAGAACTCTGGCCCGGCCCGCTCACCGTCATTTTGCACGCGCAGCCATCCCTCACGTGGGACCTGGGCGAAACCAAGGGAACCGTGGCGTTGCGCGTTCCCGACGACGCCCTGGCGCTCGAACTCTTGGCGGAGACCGGCCCACTTGCCGTCTCCTCGGCTAACCGATCAGGCCAGCCCGCCGCAACCACGGCAGCTGACGCACAAGAGATGCTTTTGGAATCCGTCGAGGTCTACCTCGAAGACGGTTCTCGTCCGCTGACCGCTGATCCGTTTGGCACCGAAGCGCTTCCGTCCACCATTGTTGACTACACCTCCGAGGTTCCCACTGTGGTGCGGCTCGGCGCTGTTTCGTTGGAACAGCTTCAAGAGTTGGATCCCGCCATTCGGATGCCGCAGAGCTCGGAGGAATCGGATAACGATTCCGAGGCTGACGCTGCCGATGACGAGACCACGGCCGTAGAGGCCACGGCAGTCGACAACCCGGCAGTCGAGACTACGGCTAGCGCTAGTACAGCTACCGAAGGCCAGGAGAGCACGCCCTCCGCCTCATGA